The proteins below are encoded in one region of Rouxiella sp. S1S-2:
- a CDS encoding Hok/Gef family protein, with protein MPHKPAVTVFILCVTVVVLAWMYRGSLCEI; from the coding sequence ATGCCACACAAACCAGCAGTCACCGTTTTTATACTGTGCGTAACGGTTGTAGTGCTCGCATGGATGTATCGGGGATCACTTTGTGAAATCTAG
- a CDS encoding DUF6434 domain-containing protein has protein sequence MHWHRTPLARTTCTNESYKNTQNVSRFMHGTVARVSSSTENLWPQQSSLLLNYCLVWKYFLFVSDATRKARQRSVANGVIISTLSLLMYFELY, from the coding sequence ATACACTGGCATAGGACTCCTTTAGCTCGTACAACGTGCACTAATGAAAGCTATAAGAATACACAAAATGTAAGCCGTTTTATGCATGGCACTGTCGCGAGAGTTTCCAGTTCGACCGAGAATTTATGGCCTCAACAATCGAGTCTACTGCTGAATTACTGCCTTGTGTGGAAGTATTTTCTGTTCGTCAGTGATGCCACTCGTAAGGCACGTCAGCGTTCTGTTGCGAATGGCGTCATTATATCTACGCTCTCGCTACTGATGTACTTCGAGTTGTATTAG